Proteins co-encoded in one Acinetobacter lwoffii genomic window:
- a CDS encoding amino acid permease, whose product MNNESSQLQRGLKNRHIQLIAMGGAIGTGLFLGSAQVIQSAGPSIILGYAIGGLIAFLIMRQLGEMIVHEPVAGSFSHFAYKYWGKFPGFLAGWNYWILYILVAMTELTAVAKYINYWWPHIPAWASVLFFFIVITLVNLGNVKFYGESEFWLSIIKVTAVISMIVFGLYLILTADASSGASFSNLWTAGGFFPNGFEGLFYMLAFLMFAFGGIELIGMAAAEAENPEKTIPKAINQVVFRILIFYVGALTILLSLVPWNQLELGGLDKSPFVMIFSQLGIDWAAHLLNFIILTAALSVYNSGMYANSRMLYGLAQQGNAPKVFMKVNKQGTPIPAVLFSAALIFGCVLLNYFVPEDALSHLIYIVVGALVLNWAMITLTHLKFIQSMKKLGQKTSFPALWSPAGNILVLGFIVTILYIMWTQGFQESILMIPLWIVVMFGLFKLLKPKNT is encoded by the coding sequence TTGAATAACGAGTCTTCACAACTTCAGCGTGGCTTAAAGAACCGTCATATTCAGTTGATCGCCATGGGCGGTGCAATTGGCACAGGCTTATTCTTAGGTTCCGCACAGGTGATCCAATCTGCGGGTCCTTCTATTATTTTAGGCTATGCCATTGGGGGCCTGATTGCATTTTTAATCATGCGTCAATTGGGTGAGATGATTGTTCATGAACCTGTCGCAGGTTCATTCAGCCATTTTGCTTATAAATACTGGGGAAAATTTCCCGGTTTCCTTGCGGGTTGGAACTACTGGATTTTGTATATCCTGGTAGCCATGACCGAACTTACCGCAGTTGCGAAATATATCAACTACTGGTGGCCGCATATTCCAGCCTGGGCATCGGTACTGTTTTTCTTTATCGTGATTACACTGGTCAACCTCGGCAATGTGAAATTCTACGGTGAATCAGAATTCTGGCTTTCCATCATTAAAGTGACTGCGGTCATCTCGATGATTGTCTTTGGCCTGTATCTGATCCTGACTGCTGATGCTTCTTCAGGCGCATCTTTTAGCAATCTTTGGACCGCGGGCGGTTTCTTCCCGAATGGTTTTGAAGGTCTGTTCTACATGCTGGCCTTCCTGATGTTTGCCTTCGGTGGTATTGAACTGATCGGTATGGCGGCTGCAGAAGCTGAAAATCCGGAAAAAACCATTCCGAAAGCCATTAATCAGGTGGTTTTCCGTATTCTGATTTTCTATGTCGGTGCTTTGACGATTCTGTTGTCACTCGTGCCTTGGAATCAGCTTGAGCTTGGTGGTCTGGACAAAAGTCCTTTCGTGATGATTTTCAGCCAGCTTGGCATTGACTGGGCAGCACACTTACTGAACTTTATTATCCTGACAGCAGCACTGTCTGTGTATAACAGTGGTATGTATGCCAACAGCCGTATGCTATATGGTCTGGCTCAACAAGGAAATGCACCTAAAGTCTTCATGAAAGTGAATAAGCAAGGGACACCGATTCCCGCTGTATTGTTCTCTGCTGCGCTGATTTTCGGTTGTGTACTACTTAACTACTTCGTGCCTGAAGATGCCTTAAGTCATCTGATTTACATCGTAGTCGGTGCATTGGTATTGAACTGGGCCATGATTACCCTGACCCATCTCAAATTTATTCAAAGCATGAAAAAGCTGGGACAGAAGACTTCCTTCCCTGCGCTGTGGTCTCCGGCGGGCAATATTCTAGTTCTTGGTTTTATTGTTACGATTCTTTACATCATGTGGACGCAAGGATTCCAGGAATCCATTTTGATGATCCCGCTTTGGATCGTGGTCATGTTCGGTCTGTTTAAGTTACTTAAGCCTAAAAATACTTAG
- the putP gene encoding sodium/proline symporter PutP — protein sequence MSSLNPTLITFLFYIVAMVVIGLMAYRATSNFSDYILGGRRLGSFVTALSAGASDMSGWLLMGLPGAIYLSGLSEMWIAIGLIIGAWLNWLLVAGRLRVHTEVQHNALTLPDYFSNRFNDQKKILRIVSAVVILIFFAIYCASGMVAGARLFESMFDMSYSTALWISAIATISYVFIGGFLAVSWTDTIQAGLMIFALLLTPIVTLMAFSDLSQVTLALEAARPQAMNILGDLSLVAIISLLAWGLGYFGQPHILVRFMAADSVKSIPNARRIGMTWMILCLGGAVAAGFFGIAYFQQHPELASVVNANPETVFMELTKILFNPWIAGVVLAAILAAVMSTLSCQLLVCSSTLTEDFYKSFLRKNASQKELVWVGRLMVLLIALLAIWMAGNPESKVLGLVAYAWAGFGAAFGPLIILSLFWKRMTLNGALAGMIVGAVVVILWKNIFADTGLYEIVPGFICSMFAIVVVSLMGKAPTAEITDRFEQAERLYNESK from the coding sequence ATGAGCTCCCTAAATCCAACCTTAATTACTTTTCTTTTCTATATTGTCGCGATGGTGGTGATTGGCCTGATGGCTTATCGCGCGACAAGCAACTTTTCCGATTACATCTTAGGGGGCCGACGTTTAGGGAGTTTCGTAACTGCACTTTCTGCAGGGGCTTCCGACATGAGTGGCTGGCTACTGATGGGCCTGCCCGGTGCGATTTATCTTTCAGGCCTGTCTGAAATGTGGATTGCCATTGGTCTGATTATTGGTGCCTGGCTGAACTGGCTACTGGTTGCTGGCCGTCTGCGGGTGCATACCGAAGTCCAGCACAATGCCCTGACCCTGCCGGATTATTTCTCGAATCGTTTTAATGACCAGAAGAAAATCCTGCGTATTGTTTCGGCTGTCGTGATTCTGATTTTCTTTGCGATTTACTGCGCTTCCGGCATGGTTGCAGGCGCTCGTCTGTTCGAAAGCATGTTTGATATGTCGTATAGCACTGCGCTCTGGATCAGTGCAATTGCCACCATCAGCTATGTGTTTATTGGTGGCTTCCTGGCTGTGAGCTGGACCGACACCATTCAGGCCGGGTTGATGATCTTTGCCCTGTTGCTAACGCCAATCGTGACGTTAATGGCCTTCTCGGATCTGTCGCAAGTGACTTTGGCACTTGAAGCTGCTCGCCCTCAAGCAATGAATATTCTGGGTGATCTCAGCCTTGTTGCGATTATTTCCCTGCTGGCCTGGGGTTTGGGCTATTTTGGCCAGCCGCATATTCTGGTGCGCTTTATGGCAGCAGATTCAGTCAAATCCATTCCAAATGCACGTCGTATTGGCATGACCTGGATGATTTTATGTCTGGGTGGTGCAGTTGCGGCCGGCTTCTTCGGGATTGCCTATTTCCAGCAGCATCCGGAACTGGCAAGCGTGGTGAATGCCAATCCTGAAACGGTATTTATGGAACTGACCAAAATCCTGTTTAATCCATGGATTGCCGGGGTGGTACTGGCTGCGATTCTGGCTGCGGTAATGAGTACTTTAAGCTGTCAGCTGCTGGTCTGCTCAAGTACCCTGACGGAAGATTTTTATAAATCTTTCCTGCGTAAAAATGCCTCGCAAAAAGAACTGGTCTGGGTCGGCCGCTTAATGGTGCTACTGATTGCCTTGCTGGCAATCTGGATGGCGGGTAATCCTGAATCTAAAGTTCTGGGGCTGGTGGCTTATGCCTGGGCAGGTTTTGGTGCCGCTTTTGGTCCATTGATTATCCTGTCTTTGTTCTGGAAACGCATGACCTTGAATGGTGCCTTGGCCGGTATGATCGTTGGCGCAGTCGTCGTTATTTTATGGAAGAACATTTTTGCCGACACAGGTCTGTATGAAATCGTTCCGGGCTTTATCTGCTCAATGTTTGCGATTGTCGTGGTGAGCCTGATGGGTAAAGCGCCGACAGCAGAAATTACCGACCGCTTTGAACAGGCTGAACGTCTATATAACGAAAGCAAATAA
- a CDS encoding NfeD family protein, producing MELVLEPWHWFVLGILLILSELLLPAFAALWFGIGAIMVGVLYWMFPMMGLTTQLLTWIILSVLCTLLWFKFIKPLSIDKTKAGLSREATIGQVGMVIQINLDHGQIRVRFPMPVLGSDEWECRTLDPVQVGDRVRVVDILGNDLVVQPYSTNYQNQ from the coding sequence ATGGAATTAGTTCTTGAACCTTGGCACTGGTTTGTATTAGGCATTCTTCTGATTCTGTCTGAATTACTGCTGCCCGCATTTGCTGCCCTGTGGTTCGGGATCGGTGCCATCATGGTTGGCGTCCTGTACTGGATGTTCCCGATGATGGGACTGACGACCCAGCTCCTGACCTGGATCATACTTTCTGTACTGTGTACGCTGCTCTGGTTCAAGTTTATCAAACCGCTTTCCATTGACAAGACCAAAGCCGGTCTGTCGCGTGAGGCGACCATTGGTCAAGTGGGCATGGTGATTCAGATCAATCTGGATCATGGGCAAATCCGGGTGCGCTTTCCGATGCCAGTTTTAGGTTCGGATGAATGGGAATGCCGAACTCTGGACCCAGTTCAGGTCGGAGACCGCGTTCGCGTCGTGGATATTCTGGGTAATGACCTGGTCGTACAACCTTACAGCACGAATTATCAAAATCAATAA
- a CDS encoding OmpP1/FadL family transporter → MKLNKIYSAILLSTLPLSAVQAAGLDRSGQSISAFLQPGNYAEAGISVLDPEVQGKDNAGNKVSDMAEDYYFPTAAIKIQATDKISLGLLYDQPFGADSQYAPESNAFATVNTNTGVLEGTSVEVKTNSITALIGYQPNENWNVYAGPVYQSVKAKVSLRGTAYRGPQVLGGYDIDLKESEAYGWLAGFAYSIPEIALKAAVTYRSEIKHELDTTETFGFGTDGALYIPGLTGTLLGKPVIPTYHKAEITTPQSVNIDLQSGIAKNTLAFANIRWVHWDQFAVKPAYLSQLTGALTGKQQNLVDYSDDQWSANVGLGHKFNVKWSGSAAVGYDSGAGNPVTTLGPTEGYWSVGLGGQYSPAENYFIQAGVKYFWLGDAQAQTGGEVKGSFEDNHAIGYGMKIGYRF, encoded by the coding sequence ATGAAGCTTAATAAAATTTATTCTGCTATTTTACTTAGCACTTTACCTCTTTCTGCAGTTCAAGCAGCTGGCTTAGACCGTTCTGGTCAATCTATTTCTGCTTTTTTACAGCCGGGTAACTATGCGGAAGCAGGTATTTCTGTTTTAGATCCAGAAGTTCAAGGTAAAGACAATGCCGGCAATAAAGTCAGCGATATGGCTGAAGATTACTACTTCCCTACTGCTGCTATAAAAATTCAGGCAACTGATAAAATATCTCTGGGTTTACTTTATGACCAGCCATTTGGAGCTGACTCTCAATATGCGCCTGAATCTAATGCTTTTGCTACAGTAAATACCAATACTGGTGTATTGGAAGGCACTTCTGTTGAAGTAAAAACCAATAGCATTACAGCACTTATAGGGTATCAGCCAAATGAGAACTGGAATGTTTATGCCGGACCTGTCTATCAAAGCGTAAAGGCGAAAGTCTCCCTACGTGGTACAGCTTATAGAGGCCCGCAAGTTCTTGGCGGTTATGATATTGACCTTAAAGAAAGTGAAGCTTACGGTTGGTTAGCTGGTTTTGCATATTCTATTCCTGAAATTGCTTTAAAAGCTGCTGTGACTTATCGCTCTGAAATTAAACATGAATTAGATACCACAGAAACCTTCGGTTTTGGTACAGATGGGGCTTTATATATTCCTGGATTAACTGGCACATTATTAGGTAAACCAGTAATTCCAACTTACCATAAAGCGGAAATTACTACACCACAATCAGTCAACATTGACTTACAGTCAGGCATTGCAAAAAATACCTTAGCCTTTGCTAATATTCGCTGGGTACATTGGGATCAGTTTGCAGTAAAACCTGCTTATTTATCTCAGCTAACTGGCGCACTCACCGGAAAACAGCAGAATCTTGTCGATTATTCAGATGATCAATGGTCTGCAAATGTGGGTTTAGGTCATAAATTTAACGTTAAATGGTCAGGCTCTGCTGCTGTAGGTTATGACTCTGGTGCAGGAAACCCGGTAACCACCTTGGGTCCAACTGAAGGTTATTGGAGTGTCGGTCTAGGCGGCCAATACAGCCCTGCAGAAAACTATTTTATCCAGGCTGGGGTTAAATACTTCTGGCTAGGAGATGCACAAGCACAAACAGGTGGTGAAGTAAAAGGTAGCTTTGAAGACAACCATGCAATCGGCTATGGTATGAAAATCGGTTACCGTTTCTAA
- a CDS encoding polyprenyl synthetase family protein: MSSITDVSTHALTQAQHRIQQDLLTALEAFAISEPLRSAVHHAVMLGGKRVRPALCYATAALKPNQNSAAVRRAAVAIEFIHCYSLAHDDLPCMDNDLLRRGQPTCHVAYGEDTALLAGDILQSMAFEILGSRLFDQGPAVEASIVLKQMQILATASSKMVNGQVLDLQSEGKKIDQQALENIHRNKTGALISAAIMMAAVTIFEGTDLAIPKLREFGQAIGLAFQVQDDILDIISDTEVLGKTAGKDEQVEKSTYPALMGLEQAKAYAQQLHDQAINALNHFEGAEELRQITQFLLTRKS, encoded by the coding sequence GTGTCATCTATCACTGACGTATCAACCCATGCACTCACTCAAGCACAACACCGCATTCAACAGGATTTATTGACCGCTCTGGAAGCCTTTGCCATTTCGGAACCGTTAAGGTCGGCAGTCCATCATGCTGTGATGCTTGGTGGCAAGCGAGTACGTCCAGCGCTATGCTATGCCACTGCTGCATTAAAACCCAATCAGAATAGTGCTGCAGTGCGCCGTGCAGCGGTTGCAATCGAGTTTATTCACTGCTATTCACTGGCCCATGATGATCTGCCGTGTATGGACAATGATTTGCTGCGCCGTGGCCAGCCGACATGTCATGTGGCTTATGGAGAAGATACCGCGCTTTTGGCAGGTGATATCCTGCAATCGATGGCTTTTGAAATTTTGGGTAGCCGTCTGTTTGATCAGGGGCCAGCGGTGGAAGCTTCCATTGTACTGAAGCAGATGCAGATTCTGGCAACCGCTTCTTCGAAAATGGTGAATGGCCAAGTTTTAGATTTGCAGTCTGAAGGCAAAAAAATCGATCAGCAAGCACTGGAAAATATTCATCGCAATAAAACCGGTGCTTTGATTAGTGCCGCGATCATGATGGCGGCGGTGACTATTTTTGAGGGTACCGATCTGGCCATTCCTAAATTACGTGAGTTTGGACAGGCGATTGGTCTGGCCTTTCAGGTACAGGATGATATTTTGGATATTATTTCCGATACCGAAGTGTTGGGGAAAACAGCCGGCAAGGATGAACAGGTAGAAAAATCGACCTATCCGGCATTGATGGGTTTGGAGCAGGCCAAGGCCTATGCCCAGCAATTACATGATCAGGCGATCAATGCCTTGAACCATTTTGAAGGGGCGGAAGAGTTGAGGCAAATTACCCAGTTCCTGCTCACGCGCAAAAGCTGA
- a CDS encoding outer membrane protein transport protein: MKLKTLTTAMILATVPMTGAFAAALDRSGQSMAAFLQPGNYFEAGISVLDPDVSGKEAGTSETRRNIDDMAGDYYFPSAALKFQPTEKFSVGILYDQPYGADAEYQGTNVFTSNPGTDTILSTGAINNIVRARAVAALEALGAPVNEQTLAGAEAQVRSSPAFQQLTGALAAGNNFLGEGNTKVEVDTQNLSLVFGYQPTENWNIYGGGVYQTVKGNLSLRGQAYSLFNGYDATFKETSGTGWLAGLAFQIPDIALKASVTYRSEIDHDISASEDLSLLNFPLLTTVLGGLGVSPAQLATLDDSGKTKITTPQSVNLDFQTGVMANTVAFANVRWVDWSNFSIRPYQFGNVSEAVGPLIGRPDGFNLVEYEDDQISATVGVGRKFNDLWAGNVSVGWDSGAGNPVSTLGPTEGYWNVGLGLQYSPTPATFIAGGVKYFMLGDAKAQTGAQAGSSEYVAEFEDNKAWAYGLKMGYRF; encoded by the coding sequence ATGAAATTAAAAACATTAACTACTGCAATGATTCTTGCAACTGTACCAATGACGGGTGCTTTTGCAGCAGCTTTAGATCGTTCAGGCCAATCAATGGCGGCCTTCCTGCAACCAGGTAATTATTTTGAAGCAGGTATTTCTGTCCTAGACCCAGATGTATCTGGTAAAGAAGCTGGTACAAGTGAAACACGCCGTAATATTGATGATATGGCTGGTGATTACTATTTCCCAAGTGCAGCATTAAAGTTTCAACCTACTGAAAAATTCTCAGTTGGTATTTTATATGATCAACCATATGGTGCTGATGCTGAATACCAAGGCACTAATGTCTTTACTTCAAACCCAGGTACAGACACTATCTTATCAACTGGTGCAATAAACAATATTGTACGCGCTAGAGCAGTTGCAGCTCTTGAAGCCCTAGGAGCACCAGTAAATGAACAAACGCTAGCAGGTGCTGAAGCACAAGTTAGAAGTAGTCCAGCTTTTCAACAGTTAACTGGAGCACTTGCTGCAGGTAATAATTTCTTAGGCGAAGGCAATACTAAAGTTGAAGTAGATACTCAAAACCTATCTTTAGTTTTTGGTTACCAACCGACTGAAAACTGGAATATCTATGGTGGTGGTGTCTATCAAACCGTTAAAGGGAATCTAAGCTTACGCGGTCAAGCATATAGCCTTTTCAATGGTTATGATGCGACATTTAAAGAAACAAGTGGTACAGGCTGGTTAGCAGGTTTAGCCTTCCAAATCCCAGATATTGCTTTAAAAGCTTCTGTAACTTATCGTTCAGAAATTGACCATGATATTTCAGCTTCTGAAGACTTATCACTTTTAAACTTCCCTTTACTAACAACTGTATTAGGTGGTCTAGGTGTTTCTCCTGCTCAGCTTGCTACTCTAGATGATTCTGGAAAAACCAAAATTACTACACCTCAATCTGTAAACTTGGATTTCCAAACAGGTGTAATGGCAAATACTGTAGCTTTCGCTAATGTACGCTGGGTAGACTGGTCAAACTTTTCTATTCGTCCTTACCAATTTGGCAATGTAAGTGAAGCTGTAGGCCCTCTAATAGGTCGTCCAGATGGCTTTAATCTGGTTGAATATGAAGATGACCAAATTTCAGCAACTGTAGGTGTGGGTCGTAAATTTAATGATCTATGGGCTGGTAACGTATCTGTAGGTTGGGACTCTGGTGCAGGCAACCCTGTATCTACACTTGGTCCAACTGAAGGTTATTGGAATGTAGGCTTAGGTCTTCAGTACAGTCCAACACCAGCTACTTTCATCGCGGGTGGTGTTAAATACTTCATGTTAGGTGATGCAAAAGCACAAACAGGCGCGCAAGCTGGTAGTTCTGAATACGTCGCTGAATTTGAAGACAATAAAGCATGGGCATATGGCTTAAAAATGGGTTACCGTTTCTAA
- a CDS encoding SPFH domain-containing protein, protein MSGGSIIVIAFLAFVAITIFKGVRIVPQGYKWIVQRLGKYHTTLNPGLNFVIPYVDEVAYKVTTKDIVLDIPSQEVITRDNAVLLMNAVAYINLTTPEKAVYGIENYSWAIQNLVQTSLRSIVGEMDLDDALSSRDHIKARLKSSISDDISDWGITLKTVEIQDIKPSITMQTAMEEQAAAERQRRATVTKADGEKQAAILEADGRLEASRRDAEAQVVLAESSQRAIDMVTSAIGDNEIPVAYLLGEQYIKAMQDMAKSPNAKTVVLPADVLNTIRGVMGRPN, encoded by the coding sequence ATGTCTGGTGGTTCTATCATTGTTATCGCGTTTCTGGCCTTTGTTGCGATTACCATTTTTAAAGGTGTGCGGATTGTGCCGCAAGGCTACAAATGGATCGTACAGCGTCTGGGTAAATACCACACCACCCTAAATCCGGGCCTGAATTTTGTCATTCCTTATGTCGATGAAGTCGCCTATAAAGTCACAACCAAAGATATCGTTCTGGATATTCCCTCACAGGAAGTGATTACCCGTGATAACGCGGTTCTGCTGATGAATGCAGTGGCCTATATCAACCTGACCACACCAGAAAAAGCAGTGTACGGGATTGAAAACTACTCATGGGCAATTCAGAACCTGGTACAGACTTCACTGCGTTCGATTGTCGGTGAAATGGATCTGGATGATGCGCTATCTTCACGTGACCATATCAAGGCACGCTTGAAATCCAGTATTTCCGATGATATCTCGGACTGGGGAATTACCCTAAAGACTGTGGAAATTCAGGATATTAAACCTTCAATTACCATGCAGACTGCGATGGAAGAACAGGCCGCTGCTGAACGCCAGCGTCGTGCAACCGTCACCAAAGCTGACGGTGAAAAACAGGCCGCAATTCTGGAAGCGGATGGCCGTCTGGAAGCCTCACGTCGTGATGCCGAAGCGCAAGTGGTTCTGGCTGAGTCTTCACAACGTGCAATTGACATGGTGACTTCTGCCATTGGTGATAATGAAATTCCGGTCGCCTATTTACTGGGTGAACAGTATATTAAAGCCATGCAGGATATGGCCAAGTCGCCAAATGCCAAGACCGTGGTCCTTCCAGCCGATGTGTTAAATACGATCCGCGGTGTCATGGGTCGCCCTAACTAA
- a CDS encoding patatin-like phospholipase family protein yields the protein MKLARYALIGCLGFSLAACDKATKTPTPATPLKAREPVVAIALGGGGAKGFAHIGVIKVLESHGIKPKIVTGTSAGSFVGSLYASGKSPYQLQQIALNFKESDIRDLTLNRQGIIAGQKLQDFVNKNVANKPIEQFPIRFAAVATRLDNGRKADFIKGNAGQAVRASCSIPNVFVPAVIGGSKYVDGGLVSPIPVKTAKDMGADIVIAVDISARPDGNKALNMWGVLDQTLNIMGQQSINEELSQATVVIQPKVGHIGTLDLKASNATILEGEKAAQLKIRTIEKAISNFKQSPAAFKPPRQAKF from the coding sequence CCACGCCATTAAAAGCCCGTGAACCTGTCGTCGCCATTGCCCTCGGTGGCGGCGGTGCCAAAGGTTTTGCCCATATTGGCGTCATTAAAGTGCTCGAATCACACGGCATCAAACCGAAAATCGTCACCGGTACCAGTGCCGGTAGTTTTGTCGGTAGCCTGTATGCCAGTGGCAAATCGCCTTATCAGTTACAGCAGATTGCCCTGAATTTTAAAGAATCTGATATCCGTGATTTAACCTTAAACCGGCAAGGGATTATTGCCGGACAAAAATTGCAGGATTTCGTCAATAAGAATGTGGCGAACAAACCAATTGAACAATTCCCGATTCGCTTTGCTGCTGTTGCCACTCGTCTGGACAATGGCCGTAAAGCTGACTTTATTAAAGGCAATGCCGGACAGGCGGTCCGAGCGTCTTGCAGTATTCCGAATGTGTTTGTGCCTGCCGTGATTGGTGGAAGCAAATATGTCGATGGCGGTCTGGTCAGTCCGATTCCGGTCAAGACCGCCAAAGATATGGGAGCAGACATTGTGATTGCCGTGGATATTTCTGCCCGTCCGGATGGTAATAAGGCTCTAAATATGTGGGGCGTACTGGATCAGACCCTGAATATTATGGGACAGCAAAGCATTAATGAAGAGTTGAGTCAGGCCACTGTGGTGATTCAGCCCAAAGTCGGTCATATCGGTACTTTAGACCTGAAAGCCAGCAATGCCACCATTCTGGAAGGTGAAAAGGCCGCTCAGCTGAAAATCCGTACTATTGAAAAAGCCATTAGCAACTTTAAGCAGTCTCCCGCGGCATTTAAACCGCCACGTCAGGCAAAATTTTGA
- the thrH gene encoding bifunctional phosphoserine phosphatase/homoserine phosphotransferase ThrH, which produces MEVVCLDLEGVLVPEIWINFAKKTGIKELEVTTRDIPDYDVLMTQRLNILKQHGLGLNDIQEVIAEMGPFPGAKEFVKWVSTHFQLIILSDTFYEFAHPLMKQLDWPTIFCHKLETDEAGMISAYKLRQPDQKRQAVKALHGLNFRVIAAGDSYNDTTMLGEADHGFLFDAPENVIAEFPQFPPIRGYDALKEAIRNASVRDIPA; this is translated from the coding sequence ATGGAAGTCGTATGTCTAGATTTAGAAGGTGTATTGGTTCCAGAAATCTGGATTAACTTTGCCAAAAAAACCGGTATTAAAGAGCTTGAAGTGACGACTCGTGACATTCCTGACTATGATGTATTGATGACCCAACGTCTGAATATTTTAAAACAGCACGGTTTAGGCTTGAACGATATTCAGGAAGTGATTGCAGAAATGGGGCCGTTCCCGGGAGCAAAAGAATTTGTGAAATGGGTGAGTACGCATTTTCAATTGATTATTCTTTCAGATACTTTCTATGAATTTGCGCATCCACTAATGAAGCAGCTGGATTGGCCAACTATTTTCTGTCATAAATTGGAAACGGATGAAGCTGGCATGATCTCGGCTTATAAACTTCGCCAGCCAGATCAAAAACGTCAAGCCGTAAAAGCATTACATGGCTTGAACTTCCGTGTGATTGCAGCAGGAGATTCTTATAATGATACCACGATGCTAGGTGAAGCAGATCATGGTTTCCTATTTGATGCGCCTGAAAATGTGATTGCTGAATTCCCGCAATTCCCGCCAATTCGTGGTTATGATGCGTTAAAAGAAGCGATTCGTAATGCTTCAGTACGTGATATTCCAGCTTAA
- the prpF gene encoding 2-methylaconitate cis-trans isomerase PrpF, which translates to MSFAAQIKIPATYMRGGTSKGVFFKLDDLPVEAQQPGRIRDQLLLRVIGSPDPYGKQIDGMGGASSSTSKTVILSKSLHADHDVDYLFGQVSIDRPFVDWSGNCGNLTAAVGAFAISNGLVDAERILENGLCTVRIWQTNIQKTIIAHVPMRNGQVQELGDFELDGVTFPAAEVQIEFLDPADDDAEGGSMFPTGNLVDTLEVPNIGSFEVTMINAGIPTVFLNARDLGYKGTELQDHINNDVAALTKFETIRAYAAKQMGLIQDIAEAVTRQHTPKIAFVAPPSNYTSSSGKTVTESDTDILVRALSMGKLHHAMMGTAAVAIGTAAAIPGTLVNRVAGGVEREAVRFGHPSGTLRVGAQASFENGEWKVKKAIMSRSARVLMEGWVRVPEDVLV; encoded by the coding sequence ATGAGTTTTGCCGCCCAAATCAAGATTCCTGCAACCTATATGCGTGGAGGCACCAGTAAAGGTGTTTTCTTTAAGCTGGATGACCTGCCTGTAGAAGCACAACAGCCTGGCCGGATTCGTGACCAGCTTTTGCTACGCGTGATTGGTAGCCCAGATCCATATGGGAAACAGATCGACGGTATGGGTGGTGCCAGTTCCAGTACCAGTAAAACGGTCATTCTGTCAAAAAGCCTGCACGCTGATCATGATGTCGATTATTTATTTGGTCAGGTGTCAATTGACCGTCCTTTTGTAGACTGGAGCGGTAACTGCGGCAATCTGACCGCGGCAGTGGGAGCATTTGCCATTTCCAATGGTCTGGTCGATGCCGAACGTATTCTTGAAAATGGGTTATGCACGGTACGGATCTGGCAGACCAATATTCAGAAAACCATTATTGCACATGTGCCGATGCGAAATGGTCAAGTGCAGGAGCTGGGTGATTTCGAACTGGATGGCGTAACCTTTCCTGCGGCGGAAGTGCAGATCGAGTTTCTGGATCCAGCTGATGACGATGCTGAAGGCGGTTCGATGTTTCCAACAGGCAATCTGGTCGATACTTTGGAAGTGCCCAATATTGGCAGTTTCGAAGTGACCATGATTAATGCCGGCATTCCAACCGTCTTTTTGAATGCGAGAGATCTAGGCTATAAGGGCACAGAACTCCAGGATCATATCAATAATGACGTAGCCGCCCTGACAAAGTTCGAAACGATTCGTGCCTATGCAGCCAAACAGATGGGATTGATTCAGGATATTGCAGAAGCCGTAACCCGACAACACACGCCAAAAATTGCCTTTGTTGCACCACCGAGTAACTATACTTCATCCAGTGGCAAAACCGTCACCGAATCAGATACCGATATTCTGGTTCGGGCCTTGTCTATGGGTAAACTCCATCATGCCATGATGGGCACGGCTGCAGTGGCTATTGGTACGGCAGCTGCCATTCCCGGAACATTGGTGAACCGGGTCGCAGGTGGGGTAGAGCGTGAAGCGGTGCGTTTCGGTCATCCTTCCGGGACTTTAAGAGTGGGTGCACAAGCAAGTTTTGAAAATGGTGAGTGGAAAGTGAAGAAAGCGATTATGAGCCGTAGTGCCCGCGTATTGATGGAAGGCTGGGTGCGCGTACCAGAAGATGTTCTCGTTTAA